In a genomic window of Alkalinema sp. FACHB-956:
- a CDS encoding fatty acid desaturase: MKKSDFVLTPYIKSSNLRATYQILNTVVPYVLLWVLAIQAASISLWLLPPIIILLILFSLRCFSLMHDCGHYSLFRSKTMNRIMGFLLGVINAMPQYGWSRDHAYHHKTNGDWERYRGVADFLSTEEFAQLDPFNQRLYEVLRKPLMGIPGGFFYLVIKPRMALILGIYDFILHVLTDLKQGLQFNLAQTISTHQSKHWHTATEFWDLLFNNICVVGGWIFLSHLWGAGLFWSIYSITLSCSAMIFIWVFFVQHIFEGSYAHKTEGWDYVLGAVKGSSYLDLPAILRWFTADIGYHNIHHLSERIPNYHLAACHRENSHLLTDVKTLRLGDLLDCAQYLLWDADANRLVTISSWRQSTEMMAHAATHRNNG, translated from the coding sequence ATTAAAAAATCTGATTTTGTCTTGACTCCGTACATCAAGAGTAGCAATCTAAGGGCAACGTACCAAATTCTCAATACCGTTGTTCCTTATGTTTTGTTATGGGTTTTGGCTATCCAAGCAGCCTCCATCTCCCTGTGGCTTCTACCTCCAATCATCATCCTACTAATTCTTTTTTCGTTACGCTGTTTCTCATTGATGCATGATTGCGGACATTACTCCCTCTTTCGGTCAAAAACCATGAACCGGATTATGGGATTTCTGCTAGGGGTGATCAATGCCATGCCCCAGTATGGCTGGTCAAGGGATCATGCCTATCATCACAAAACCAATGGCGACTGGGAGCGGTATCGGGGTGTTGCCGATTTCCTATCGACCGAGGAATTTGCTCAACTTGATCCCTTTAATCAGCGGTTGTATGAAGTCCTGAGAAAGCCACTGATGGGCATTCCGGGCGGCTTTTTCTATCTCGTGATCAAGCCTCGGATGGCGCTAATTTTAGGCATTTACGATTTCATTCTTCATGTATTGACTGATCTCAAGCAAGGGTTGCAGTTTAACCTAGCGCAAACCATCTCGACCCATCAGTCAAAACACTGGCACACCGCAACGGAATTTTGGGATCTGCTATTCAACAACATTTGTGTGGTTGGGGGCTGGATTTTTCTAAGCCATCTCTGGGGAGCGGGCTTATTTTGGAGCATTTACTCCATTACGCTCAGTTGCTCGGCGATGATTTTCATCTGGGTCTTTTTTGTCCAGCATATTTTTGAGGGTAGCTACGCCCATAAAACAGAAGGCTGGGATTACGTTTTAGGAGCCGTTAAGGGCAGCAGTTACCTAGACTTACCCGCCATTCTCAGATGGTTTACCGCAGACATCGGCTATCACAATATCCATCATCTTTCCGAAAGAATTCCCAATTACCATCTCGCCGCTTGTCATCGTGAAAATAGTCATTTGCTGACAGATGTGAAGACACTTCGCCTAGGCGATTTGCTGGACTGCGCCCAATACCTTTTGTGGGATGCAGATGCAAACCGCTTAGTGACGATCTCGTCCTGGCGGCAATCAACTGAGATGATGGCTCATGCAGCAACCCATCGCAATAACGGATGA
- the cobJ gene encoding precorrin-3B C(17)-methyltransferase has product MNPLAIVILGEASIPVARQIQTAIPEAVIYGLANRTQAVDVTYENFGDTVRELFRSGTSIIGICAAGIMIRTIAPLLTNKWQEPPVLAIAEDGSAVVPLLGGLQGVNSLARRIADVLQVAPAITTTGELRFQTALLSPPPGYQLVNPDDAKTFIANLLAGATVKLIGTAPWLEQSRLPIVQEIGNVGTGKNKSTPPSPILTIQIVPKNSTEPIETPSQNCLVYQSDLESTPYSPPPTSHPPQGKLTIVGTGPGSSDWMTPEVKEILQSATDWVGYKTYLNLAEPLRQPHTIRHESDNRVELDRARAALDLAATGRTVAIVSSGDPGIYAMAAAVFEVLERELKPEWQSVEIQVCPGISAMQAAAAQVGAPLGHDFCTISLSDILKPWEVIAQRIAAAAQADFAIAFYNPVSQQRTWQLEKAKEILLQWRSPQTPIVLARNLGRPGQTITVKALEQLAIEDADMRTVILIGSSKTRIVQQCQGTQWVYTPRHY; this is encoded by the coding sequence ATGAATCCACTCGCGATCGTGATTTTGGGAGAAGCCAGCATTCCCGTTGCCCGTCAGATCCAAACTGCAATTCCTGAAGCCGTAATCTACGGTTTAGCCAATCGGACTCAAGCGGTAGACGTGACCTATGAAAACTTTGGTGATACGGTTCGGGAATTGTTTCGATCGGGGACTTCCATCATCGGAATTTGTGCAGCGGGGATTATGATTCGCACGATCGCCCCCCTGCTGACGAATAAATGGCAAGAACCGCCGGTACTGGCGATCGCGGAAGATGGCAGTGCGGTGGTGCCCTTACTGGGTGGCTTGCAAGGCGTGAATTCCCTAGCGCGTCGGATTGCAGATGTTTTGCAAGTCGCGCCTGCCATTACCACCACTGGGGAACTCCGCTTTCAAACGGCACTGCTATCCCCCCCTCCCGGCTACCAGTTGGTGAATCCCGATGATGCCAAAACCTTTATTGCCAATTTACTAGCAGGCGCAACGGTCAAATTGATTGGGACAGCCCCTTGGCTAGAGCAAAGTCGTTTACCGATTGTGCAAGAGATTGGAAATGTCGGGACTGGCAAAAATAAATCAACTCCCCCCTCGCCAATTCTAACTATTCAAATTGTGCCGAAGAATAGCACTGAGCCCATAGAAACCCCCAGTCAAAATTGTTTAGTATACCAGTCTGACCTAGAATCCACCCCCTACTCTCCACCTCCCACCTCCCATCCCCCCCAAGGCAAGCTGACGATCGTCGGTACAGGCCCCGGCTCTTCTGACTGGATGACTCCCGAAGTGAAGGAAATTCTGCAATCTGCGACCGATTGGGTGGGCTACAAAACCTATCTGAATTTGGCAGAACCGTTGCGGCAACCTCACACAATCCGCCATGAATCCGATAATCGGGTAGAACTCGATCGCGCCCGTGCTGCCTTAGATTTAGCGGCTACTGGGCGAACGGTGGCGATCGTGTCATCGGGCGATCCGGGCATTTATGCAATGGCCGCCGCTGTTTTTGAAGTGCTGGAGCGGGAGCTAAAACCCGAGTGGCAGTCGGTTGAAATTCAGGTATGTCCTGGAATTTCGGCGATGCAAGCTGCGGCTGCTCAGGTCGGTGCACCGCTGGGCCATGATTTTTGCACCATTTCCCTTTCCGATATTCTCAAACCTTGGGAGGTGATTGCTCAACGGATTGCCGCCGCTGCCCAAGCGGATTTTGCGATCGCCTTTTACAATCCCGTCTCTCAGCAGCGGACCTGGCAACTCGAAAAAGCAAAAGAGATTTTGTTGCAGTGGCGATCGCCTCAAACACCGATCGTGCTGGCCCGTAATTTGGGCCGACCTGGACAAACGATAACGGTGAAAGCACTGGAACAGTTAGCGATCGAAGATGCCGATATGCGCACTGTAATCTTGATTGGTTCGAGTAAAACTCGCATTGTTCAACAGTGTCAGGGAACACAATGGGTATACACTCCACGACACTATTAA